One region of Candidatus Eisenbacteria bacterium genomic DNA includes:
- a CDS encoding SDR family oxidoreductase, translated as RLGQPDELAAAVAFLASDDASFVNGALYVVDGGAHAANQVGLIGGE; from the coding sequence CGCCTGGGACAGCCCGACGAGCTCGCGGCCGCCGTCGCGTTCCTCGCCTCGGACGACGCGTCGTTCGTGAACGGCGCCCTCTACGTCGTCGACGGCGGCGCGCACGCCGCGAACCAGGTCGGGCTCATCGGCGGAGAGTGA